In the Drosophila willistoni isolate 14030-0811.24 chromosome 3R, UCI_dwil_1.1, whole genome shotgun sequence genome, AATCGAAGTTTCAAAACGTCGTGTGGGCTTAATTTATCGGTCTTTATGAAATTATTTGTTATGTTTGTTAGTCTGGTACAAGGatattttgctttatttataTAGTTCAGTCGTccttttttccccctttttgtATGCTTCTCTTTTCTTATGgatttttgcttgttttgaaATTATCACTTTTCACTGAATGGTTCAAAAATCGATCGCctatttaatattatatatatatatgtatacttattCTTTCGCTTAGCACAAGTTGGCAACTCTGCGCATTTGATGGCTTGGCTCTTACTCTTCCTACCcttgatttcatttcatttcactttGCTCTCTGCTCTTATCCGCCGGGAAATGTGGCTTATCTAATCGCTTACTAAAACTGCCTGCCATGACGACCATCGAAACTGCTCTCGTAGAGTTTGCACATGGGTTCTGTTCGTAAATTGGTTAGATTCGATGCCATGGACGAGCAACTGTTGATACTGCTGCCGCCCGTAAACGATGTTGCCGCATTGGAGGTCATCGAATGACTTGCATAGGGTTCCAATTTGTTTCGTCTCTGATAGAGATACGTCCAAATGGCAATGACAGCGAATTGGGCAAACAAAAATACTGCGGCGGCCAAAATGAGACCTGAAATGGGAAATTAAAGTTGAATTATTTCTGCTTTCCTTCCACGCTCTCTGATTCTTACCAATGGTGCATTGTCCCTGGACCTCTTCATTGGCCACGAACACCATGTCCTTCTGATTAAATGACTTCATTGACACATTGCGCTGTTCCAACGGCTGCTTATCGAAACCAAATTTATCTGTAATCTGTATTGACTCCACTAAAAGCAAATCTTCCGGACTAGGTCTATTGGTGTGCCTTGTcgaacgacgacgacgacgtccaTAAGATATTAGGGATTTCAATTCACCACTGCTATCCTCTTGGTCGCATTGAACGGGCTCACAGCTGGGCATGCAGGGCGTGACCAAGGCGCGGAATTGAACCACTTCGCTTGAGGGGAACTTGAAGGCATCGAATTGCGAGAGAAGTATTTTGCCAGACAGCGAACTCTTGTAGATGGGTCCCATAATAAAGTGATCTGTAGGGCAGCCACGTGAGTCTATCAATGTGATCTCGGCATTGTCTGCCCCATCCATGGCCACCAGTTCGCGTACAAATATCTCGTAGGGACTCTGCTCATCGAGTATTTCGAATTTCAGGGCCAAAGGATCACCGACCTCGGCAGAGCGCATCATATCGCTGCCATCGCGTGCCGTGATGCGCATCAGAACAGTTGGCGAGTCCACAATTACCTCCTCGGACAGGGCTGGCTCAATTTCACCCTTCACACTCAGATCGACATCATTTGTCACCGACTTATTGGTCAGATCGTACTGACAGGTGACAGCCAGTCCCAGATCGGATGAGGTGACTATAGTGTCATGATGTTGAATGACAACATCATTGATATATCGTCCAGAGCCACTCTGACGGACATTGCATTCTAGATCATGGTAATTCATGCGCAATTCAAAGTCCAAGGCACTCTTCACATCGACTGCACAGGACTTGGGTGAACCCTTTGCATAGACCTTGCCATCAAACAGCTTGGATGTTCTTATGCGGGCCACCATATCGCCGGCTCCACACTCGATGGTAACATTATAGCATGAAGCCAGCTCATATGTCGAAGCCTCTGGCACCTCTAAATAGGGATCCTGTACATCAGACAGGGTGGCACGGCTGTGATGGGAGAGACGGCAAACCATATCGCCAGTATCGCCATAGTCATATGAATGGCATCTGCAAAGAAGAAggcaaatcaatcaaaatcaTCGACTGATGATGGTCATGGGAGAAGAGGAGTGTGGGAGGAGGGAATCAAAAAACAGTTGAGTGAAAAGAGTGAAACGATTTAATGCATCCTTTAGCACTTTGGTCAAAATTTATCACTCGTTTTACGCTGTCGAACAACCAGTTTTGTTTCCTGTTTTCATCGCGGTCATTGGCTCCTCTTGCATTTCACTCCCATTTTCTCCAATTCCGATTCTTCTCACTTGTCTTACCTGTATGGCGAGTTAAGACACAAATCACGGCACTCATCAATGCTGCCAACATCTTGATACACCGAATCCACCGTCTTAAGAATTCTTCCCGACAAACGCTTAAATTCGCATAATTTATTTGGCTCCTCGGCACAATTATTTTCCAAATATTCGATGCCTTCATATGCCTGGAAAGCATTTGTGCCCGCCAATGTGATGCGGTCCAGTTCGGAGAGTTCGCATGTCTTCGATGAGCGATGGTAGTTTGCGGATCTTCAACAAAAATGGAGAAGAacatgaagaagaagacgaagaagaaaaacagaTTTTGTGCATGCAAGTGATTAGGGTCATAGTCATAATCAAATTGGTTACACACAAGGAATTGGTATGATGGAATGAATTTTCTGCAGTCAAAATGTCAAATCTGTTGCCCCCTAACTCTCTCCTCCTCTCTCTCGTTTTCTACCCCCCATTATAATATTCTGGACGTGTTTGTCAACTTTCAAAATGCTAGTTTTAATTaccaagaaataaatttatatatctgTCCACTTAAAGAGAGGAGAGAGTATTTAAAAGTCGTTCAACAAGTAATGCCATCTCTTTTCGTTTATTGGCAGGCAGGTCCAGTTCTTTTAGATAGCCGCAGCCAGGATTCAAGAAATGAGCTGGTTTAACAAGTAAGACCTAACCTTAATTGAGTGTCCGTGAGTTGGAGGAATATAAAtatccatgtgtgtgtgtgtgtttgtgtgtgttgacCTACTTTCCGTATTAAGTTAAGACAGTTTTAGCAACTGACATGAATTAGCCACTGCTATTGAAATGCCTAAGGAAATCCATTTTACGAGCTGTTTTGTGTGCATCCACAAAATTTACTATCCCTTTGCCTCTCTATCGAAGTCTTgtgacttttgtttttttttctcgcttACCTGCAAGCGAATTCAGTTTCTCCCAGGCACAATTCCAGGCAGTCACGTCGTGATGTCACTGGAACTGTACGTTTTGCATGTCCATTGAGCTTGTAGTTTTGCACACGATCCACGCACCAGGCCCGTGCACAAGGACGCACACCCAGGCAAGATTTTTGTGCATAAATTGTAAAGACCGGAAACTGAGATTTGGTTAGAGCGCCTACaagagaaatatatatatataagatgCAATCctccctcctcctcctccctcTCATTATGGGAGCTTATTTATAGCTTTACTTTACCTGGCAAACGATCTGAATTCGATGAGAACAATACACATAATCCAGTCTCGTAATTCACTGCCTGACAAGTCTCATTATTTTGGCAGGCCTCTAAGCAATCTGTTAGCATCAGTGTGCCGGGCAGAGAGTCTAGCAGTTTACCCGGTGCTGAGAAAACAAAACTGCAAAAAAACCCACCATTAGATTCAAGGATACATTCtatgaaatatacaaatatcctTACCCTGTGACAATTTCAAATCCTAACATATCGGGATCACACTCTTCAATTGTATTGGGATTGTATTTAGGGCTGGCGGAGAAAATGCGTTCGAGATCAATGTCCTCGCCATCGGGTTGTTGCTTCTGTTCCTTTGGTAATTGCATTGCCTGTtggttgtggttgttgttgttgttgttggcatttGCATGTGCCTCAGAGGCCAAAGGCGTTTCAGCAGCAGCGGCTGTCAGTAGAAATGACAATGTTGTCGTTAGTCGTTCTTTTTAGTGAGACAgggaaagagcgagagagagagagtttctAGGTGGATAGGTGAGGGAAGGGGAGATTGTCCTCACCATCAGTCAGTTGATTTTTTCCTGCTCCAACTTCGGTTCCTCCTGCTGAGCCTGATGTGACTCCGACTGCTGCCGTTGATTGATCATTCCACAGTTGGCCGGTACTGCTATTCATTGTCTTGTCCCCTAAAGGCGCTGACAGTGGCAACGGCAGCGGTTGTTGCACTCGCAGCTCACTCAAACCGCTCAAACTGCTGGCCAAATTGTCACTCGTACTCACAGCTACTGGTATTGTGGCAGTCGGTGAACGATGCTGGGCCACAACAATTGCTATTGGCGCTTGATGGACCAACAGAAGCGGTAGCAATAAGTGTATTGGCCACATTCTGTTGACTTGCATGGCCAATTTGTGtctatgtttgtgtgtgtgcaaagGACTCCCCGGGCAAACGGGCTATTATTGAATTGTTATTGCTCTTCAATTGCACGCACGTTCCCCTCTCAAGTGCTgcaaagagaagaaaaaaaaaaacacaaaggaAAGGAATAGgtgaaaattattaatttaattatggTTTCGTGCCATGACTTGAGGTGTCACTCACACCAACCAAACACACAGCATCCATTCTAGAGATAATTATGGTTGTGGTTTGTATTACCACGCCTAATAGGCTTATTACCTAAGCGGTTACCTATAATTTTGCAACTGACCAAGCCTCCAATTAGACACAATGAATTCgcattaaaaactattttgtcATTTTCAATTAGTGAGTCTTCAGCGTGAACGCTCTCCTATGCATTATGCAGatatttgcataaataaatCTCTGTatagagaggaagagagaggtAGATGGCGCCCATTGGTGGCCACGTCGTGGTCGGTAATTGTGGTTAAACTAATTTTAACGACTTTACGAATTGTGTGGGTGTTGTTCTCTCATGCCAAAGTTATTAAGTTAAACTATTCACttgtatttattattgttgtttgttgttgttgtgtttttttttttggtgagGTCAGGTTAACATGTTTAGTCTTTAACCTCTGAGGCGGGTGGTTGCATAAATCTGAGTTAAGCCTTGGTTTAGACtcata is a window encoding:
- the LOC6647169 gene encoding uncharacterized protein LOC6647169, which codes for MQVNRMWPIHLLLPLLLVHQAPIAIVVAQHRSPTATIPVAVSTSDNLASSLSGLSELRVQQPLPLPLSAPLGDKTMNSSTGQLWNDQSTAAVGVTSGSAGGTEVGAGKNQLTDAAAAETPLASEAHANANNNNNNHNQQAMQLPKEQKQQPDGEDIDLERIFSASPKYNPNTIEECDPDMLGFEIVTGFVFSAPGKLLDSLPGTLMLTDCLEACQNNETCQAVNYETGLCVLFSSNSDRLPGALTKSQFPVFTIYAQKSCLGVRPCARAWCVDRVQNYKLNGHAKRTVPVTSRRDCLELCLGETEFACRSANYHRSSKTCELSELDRITLAGTNAFQAYEGIEYLENNCAEEPNKLCEFKRLSGRILKTVDSVYQDVGSIDECRDLCLNSPYRCHSYDYGDTGDMVCRLSHHSRATLSDVQDPYLEVPEASTYELASCYNVTIECGAGDMVARIRTSKLFDGKVYAKGSPKSCAVDVKSALDFELRMNYHDLECNVRQSGSGRYINDVVIQHHDTIVTSSDLGLAVTCQYDLTNKSVTNDVDLSVKGEIEPALSEEVIVDSPTVLMRITARDGSDMMRSAEVGDPLALKFEILDEQSPYEIFVRELVAMDGADNAEITLIDSRGCPTDHFIMGPIYKSSLSGKILLSQFDAFKFPSSEVVQFRALVTPCMPSCEPVQCDQEDSSGELKSLISYGRRRRRSTRHTNRPSPEDLLLVESIQITDKFGFDKQPLEQRNVSMKSFNQKDMVFVANEEVQGQCTIGLILAAAVFLFAQFAVIAIWTYLYQRRNKLEPYASHSMTSNAATSFTGGSSINSCSSMASNLTNLRTEPMCKLYESSFDGRHGRQF